A part of Geothrix oryzae genomic DNA contains:
- a CDS encoding MFS transporter: MLDGDGSKRPGFLTVPFLIVCSFYFLVFAAGYQLFPVVPLRLRDLGASLAESGRFQTAFMLGSGFGALFTGPLGDRLGPRRVLRVASLAVVGILVVYALLRVRWVFYLLAPVHGLLWSALRTASISKVGGILPLEHRAQGLSIFGLTGPGGVAVGPLVGLWLMPHLGFTWMMVLLAGVFALLHSLIGVLPREAPREIAGTVFQWPDRSVWGPVAVMGLVGLSFGPMTPYSAQEAKALGLAWPSAFLTCFALGMMAMRGLLALTGMGRRPVALMPGMAALTAVGYGMLAFLPGGLARHLSAGLVYGAGYGMVHTLMLTHLLETTAPQRRGSAAGAFFFAFDAATALGALGLGWVMQHGGFRWGWAIGAGLMTLAIPVAQRVVGKRPTVTPEAELPAILGS; encoded by the coding sequence ATGCTGGACGGCGATGGATCGAAGCGGCCCGGGTTCCTGACGGTGCCCTTTCTGATCGTCTGTTCCTTCTACTTCCTGGTCTTCGCGGCCGGCTACCAGCTCTTCCCCGTGGTGCCTTTGCGCCTCCGGGATCTGGGTGCGAGCCTGGCCGAAAGCGGGCGATTCCAGACGGCCTTCATGCTGGGCTCGGGCTTCGGCGCGCTGTTCACGGGGCCCCTGGGCGACCGCCTGGGGCCGCGCCGCGTGTTGCGGGTGGCCTCCCTCGCGGTGGTCGGCATCCTGGTGGTCTACGCATTGCTGAGAGTGCGTTGGGTGTTCTACCTGCTGGCGCCGGTGCACGGCCTGTTGTGGTCGGCCCTGCGCACCGCCTCCATCTCCAAGGTGGGAGGCATCCTGCCCCTGGAGCATCGGGCGCAGGGGCTTTCGATCTTCGGCCTCACGGGGCCCGGTGGCGTGGCGGTGGGCCCCCTCGTGGGCCTCTGGCTGATGCCCCACCTGGGGTTCACCTGGATGATGGTCCTGCTCGCAGGCGTCTTCGCGCTGCTGCATTCGCTGATCGGCGTCCTGCCCCGCGAGGCCCCGCGGGAGATCGCCGGCACGGTGTTCCAGTGGCCGGACCGGTCTGTGTGGGGCCCGGTGGCCGTCATGGGATTGGTGGGTCTCAGCTTCGGCCCCATGACGCCCTACAGCGCCCAGGAGGCCAAGGCCCTGGGCCTGGCCTGGCCCTCCGCCTTCCTGACCTGCTTCGCCCTGGGGATGATGGCCATGCGCGGCCTGCTCGCCCTCACCGGCATGGGGCGGCGGCCCGTGGCCCTGATGCCGGGCATGGCCGCCCTGACGGCCGTGGGGTACGGGATGCTGGCCTTCCTGCCGGGCGGGCTGGCCCGCCACCTTTCCGCGGGCCTCGTCTATGGCGCCGGCTACGGGATGGTCCACACCCTGATGCTGACCCACCTGCTGGAGACCACGGCACCCCAGCGGCGCGGATCGGCCGCGGGAGCCTTCTTCTTCGCTTTCGACGCCGCCACCGCCCTGGGGGCGCTCGGCCTGGGCTGGGTCATGCAGCACGGAGGCTTCCGCTGGGGCTGGGCCATCGGGGCCGGCCTGATGACTCTGGCCATTCCCGTGGCCCAGCGCGTCGTCGGGAAGCGGCCGACCGTGACACCCGAGGCGGAGCTCCCTGCCATTCTGGGATCATGA